A region from the Dinoroseobacter shibae DFL 12 = DSM 16493 genome encodes:
- the dnaQ gene encoding DNA polymerase III subunit epsilon, which produces MREIVLDTETTGFEPSEGDRLVEIGGVELFNHVPTGRVYHQYINPQRSMPQSAFEVHGLGDDFLADKPLFAEVAEAFLDFIGDAKLVIHNAAFDMKFLNAELGWLGKPLLPMEQAIDTLAIARRKFPGSPASLDALCRRFGVDNSAREKHGALLDSEILAEVYLELIGGQQPGLELSSVQTPSTQNVDNGHLRARPRPAPLPSRVSEKEKAAHAAFVESLGQSALWRTVT; this is translated from the coding sequence ATGCGTGAGATCGTGCTCGACACGGAGACGACCGGATTCGAGCCTTCGGAAGGCGATCGGTTGGTTGAAATCGGCGGAGTGGAGCTTTTCAACCATGTGCCTACGGGCCGGGTCTATCACCAGTACATAAACCCCCAACGGAGCATGCCCCAATCCGCCTTTGAAGTGCATGGGCTTGGTGACGACTTTCTTGCGGACAAGCCGCTCTTTGCCGAGGTTGCCGAGGCCTTCCTGGATTTCATCGGGGATGCGAAACTGGTCATTCACAACGCCGCGTTCGACATGAAGTTTCTGAACGCAGAGCTGGGTTGGCTGGGCAAACCGCTTCTGCCGATGGAACAAGCGATTGATACATTGGCTATCGCAAGGCGAAAGTTTCCGGGATCGCCTGCATCTCTCGACGCATTGTGCCGTCGGTTTGGTGTCGACAACTCGGCACGTGAGAAACACGGGGCGCTGCTGGATTCCGAGATCCTGGCCGAAGTGTACCTGGAGCTCATCGGCGGGCAGCAACCGGGGCTGGAGCTGTCGAGTGTACAGACCCCGTCCACACAAAATGTGGATAACGGGCATCTCCGTGCCCGCCCTCGGCCCGCGCCCTTGCCGTCCCGGGTGTCGGAAAAGGAAAAGGCGGCACATGCCGCCTTTGTCGAATCTCTTGGGCAGTCCGCGCTTTGGCGCACGGTGACCTGA
- the coaE gene encoding dephospho-CoA kinase (Dephospho-CoA kinase (CoaE) performs the final step in coenzyme A biosynthesis.) produces the protein MIIIGLTGSIGMGKSTTAEMFAARGLPVWDADAAVHRLYGPKGAAIAPIRALFSEAVSEAGVDRTVLKRLISEDPDVLRVIEQVVHPLVAADRTAFVDQARLEGRKAVLLDIPLLFETGAAKDMDLVVVVSTDPDTQRARVLERPGMTEAQFQAILAKQLADAEKRTRADLVIDTTTLDTARQGVETVLQRAEEMGHA, from the coding sequence ATGATCATTATTGGACTGACAGGCTCCATCGGCATGGGCAAATCAACCACCGCCGAGATGTTCGCTGCGCGTGGTCTCCCGGTCTGGGATGCGGATGCTGCCGTGCACAGGCTGTATGGTCCCAAGGGTGCGGCGATCGCACCGATACGCGCTCTTTTTTCTGAAGCGGTCAGCGAAGCTGGTGTCGACCGGACCGTTTTGAAGAGACTGATTTCCGAAGATCCCGATGTTTTGCGCGTGATTGAACAAGTGGTGCATCCCCTCGTGGCAGCAGACCGCACGGCTTTCGTAGACCAGGCACGCCTGGAGGGTCGGAAGGCCGTGCTTCTGGACATTCCGCTTCTTTTTGAGACTGGCGCAGCAAAAGACATGGATCTGGTGGTTGTCGTCTCGACCGATCCTGACACCCAACGTGCACGCGTTCTCGAAAGACCAGGCATGACCGAGGCGCAGTTTCAAGCCATCCTTGCCAAACAGCTGGCCGATGCAGAGAAGCGTACACGGGCAGATTTGGTGATCGATACGACAACTCTGGACACCGCCCGGCAAGGCGTCGAAACTGTCCTGCAACGGGCAGAGGAGATGGGACATGCGTGA
- a CDS encoding shikimate dehydrogenase yields MTEIKVPIAGVIGNPITHSRSPHLHRHWLHVYGIEGYYVPLHVQGQDLAEVFHALPKLGFKGVNVTLPFKERAIELADRVSDRAALIGAANTITFQPDGTIHADNTDGYGFIENLRNGAPGWSPRAAAIVVLGAGGAARGVLSALLEAGAPEVRLANRTRAKAEALRSDFGPRVTVVDWHGVSGTMEDAETLVNTTSLGMTGQPDLELNLDALPRSAVVTDIVYRPLMTPLLEQAVARGNPVVDGLGMLLFQAAPGFERWFGVRPEITPELRAAALAE; encoded by the coding sequence ATGACAGAAATAAAAGTGCCCATAGCCGGGGTGATCGGAAACCCCATCACACATTCCCGGTCGCCACATCTGCATCGACATTGGCTGCACGTCTATGGGATCGAGGGGTATTACGTGCCGCTCCATGTGCAGGGTCAGGACCTTGCCGAGGTGTTCCACGCTCTGCCGAAGTTGGGGTTCAAGGGTGTCAATGTCACCCTACCCTTCAAAGAACGCGCCATCGAGCTGGCGGACCGAGTGTCCGACCGGGCTGCGTTGATCGGGGCGGCGAACACGATCACCTTTCAACCTGATGGGACGATTCATGCTGACAATACAGATGGTTATGGGTTTATCGAAAATCTGAGGAACGGGGCACCCGGCTGGTCGCCGCGCGCAGCAGCCATCGTGGTACTGGGGGCTGGCGGAGCAGCGCGGGGGGTTTTATCAGCACTCCTCGAAGCGGGCGCACCGGAAGTTCGCCTGGCCAATCGGACCCGCGCCAAGGCAGAGGCTTTGCGCAGTGATTTTGGGCCAAGGGTGACCGTTGTCGACTGGCACGGCGTATCTGGCACCATGGAAGACGCAGAGACCCTCGTCAATACCACATCATTGGGAATGACCGGCCAGCCTGATCTCGAGCTGAACCTCGATGCGTTGCCCCGTTCTGCGGTGGTGACGGATATTGTGTATCGTCCCCTGATGACACCTTTGCTGGAACAGGCGGTTGCCCGCGGAAACCCTGTAGTCGATGGCCTGGGCATGTTGCTCTTTCAGGCAGCGCCGGGTTTTGAGCGGTGGTTTGGCGTGCGGCCAGAGATTACCCCTGAGCTGCGGGCGGCCGCATTGGCAGAATGA
- a CDS encoding Maf family protein translates to MTHIILASGSEIRRQLLENAGVSVRVIKAKIDEETITQSLRAEGAKARDVADALAEFKAEKVARLEPEALVIGSDQVLDLQGELLAKPETPEHAIAQITAMSGKTHQLLSAAVIYGEGKPLWRHVGAVRMTVRSLSPSYIESYVARNWDSIRHSVGGYKLEEEGVRLFSQVQGDYFTVLGLPLLELLSYLTLRGEIDG, encoded by the coding sequence ATGACCCACATCATTCTCGCCTCTGGATCGGAGATCCGTCGACAGCTGTTGGAAAACGCAGGGGTATCCGTACGCGTGATCAAGGCCAAGATCGATGAGGAAACGATAACCCAGTCTCTGCGTGCCGAGGGCGCAAAAGCGCGGGACGTGGCCGATGCACTTGCGGAGTTCAAAGCGGAGAAAGTGGCAAGGCTCGAACCAGAGGCGCTGGTCATCGGGTCTGACCAGGTGCTGGATCTGCAGGGGGAGCTTTTGGCCAAGCCCGAGACGCCGGAGCATGCCATCGCGCAAATCACGGCGATGTCTGGCAAGACCCACCAATTGCTGTCGGCAGCGGTGATCTATGGCGAAGGCAAGCCGCTTTGGCGTCATGTCGGCGCCGTGCGAATGACCGTCAGATCGCTGAGTCCTTCCTACATCGAGAGCTATGTTGCGCGAAACTGGGACAGCATTCGACACTCGGTGGGGGGCTATAAGCTCGAGGAAGAGGGCGTCCGGCTCTTCAGCCAGGTCCAAGGTGACTATTTCACGGTTTTGGGGCTCCCGCTGCTGGAATTGCTGAGCTATCTCACCCTGAGGGGAGAGATCGACGGATGA
- the hemJ gene encoding protoporphyrinogen oxidase HemJ produces the protein MDLYVWIKSLHVISVIAWMAGLFYLPRLFVYHVESNAVSGETEALFQTMERRLLRAIMNPAMISSWIFGLWLVMTPGIVDWSAFWPYTKLAAILGMTWFHMWCAGQRKELLAGTSTTTGRRYRMMNEVPTLLLLVIVFSVIARPF, from the coding sequence ATGGACCTGTACGTTTGGATCAAATCCTTGCATGTGATTTCCGTGATCGCATGGATGGCCGGGTTGTTCTATCTACCTCGACTGTTCGTATACCATGTCGAGTCGAACGCCGTGTCGGGTGAAACCGAGGCGCTGTTCCAGACGATGGAGAGGCGTTTGCTCCGCGCGATCATGAACCCGGCAATGATCTCAAGCTGGATCTTCGGGCTTTGGCTCGTGATGACCCCCGGGATTGTCGATTGGTCGGCGTTCTGGCCCTATACGAAACTCGCGGCGATCCTTGGCATGACATGGTTTCACATGTGGTGCGCCGGACAACGCAAGGAATTGCTTGCTGGGACATCGACGACCACCGGTCGAAGGTACCGCATGATGAACGAGGTGCCCACACTTCTGCTCCTGGTCATCGTGTTCTCAGTGATTGCACGCCCATTCTGA
- the rho gene encoding transcription termination factor Rho, translating to MTQERLALADLKAMSPADLLPLAEELEVENASTMRKGDMMFAILKERAEDGWEISGDGVLEVMQDGFGFLRSPEANYLPGPDDIYVSPEKIRQHSLRTGDTVEGVIQAPRENERYFAITSVSLVNFEDPEMARHKVSFDNLTPLYPDERLKMEIEDPTIKDRSARIIDLVAPIGKGQRSLIVAPPRTGKTVLLQNIAKSIAANHPECYLMVLLIDERPEEVTDMQRSVKGEVISSTFDEPASRHVAVSEMVIEKAKRLVEHKRDVVILLDSITRLGRAFNTVVPSSGKVLTGGVDANALQRPKRFFGAARNIEEGGSLTIIATALIDTGSRMDEVIFEEFKGTGNSEIVLDRKVADKRVFPAMDILKSGTRKEDLLVDAKDLQKTFVLRRILNPMGTTDAIEFLISKLKQTKTNSEFFDSMNT from the coding sequence ATGACCCAAGAGCGTCTCGCCCTTGCCGATCTCAAAGCTATGAGCCCTGCTGATCTTCTGCCCCTGGCCGAGGAGCTGGAGGTTGAAAACGCATCCACCATGCGGAAAGGCGACATGATGTTCGCCATCCTCAAGGAGCGTGCAGAGGATGGATGGGAAATTTCTGGCGATGGCGTTCTGGAAGTCATGCAGGACGGGTTCGGGTTTCTCCGCTCCCCCGAGGCGAACTATCTGCCGGGCCCGGACGACATCTATGTTTCTCCCGAGAAAATTCGGCAGCACTCCCTGCGCACTGGCGATACCGTCGAAGGGGTGATCCAGGCCCCGCGGGAGAACGAACGCTATTTCGCGATCACCTCCGTCAGCCTGGTAAACTTCGAAGACCCGGAGATGGCACGTCACAAGGTGAGCTTTGATAACTTGACGCCTCTTTATCCGGACGAGCGGCTGAAGATGGAGATCGAGGATCCGACGATCAAGGATCGGTCTGCCCGGATCATCGACCTGGTGGCACCGATCGGGAAGGGGCAGCGGTCGCTGATCGTGGCTCCGCCGCGGACGGGCAAGACGGTCCTGTTGCAGAATATCGCCAAGAGCATCGCAGCCAATCATCCTGAATGCTATCTGATGGTGCTGCTGATCGATGAACGTCCAGAAGAAGTCACGGACATGCAGCGTTCGGTGAAAGGGGAGGTGATTTCCTCCACTTTCGATGAGCCGGCCTCGCGCCACGTGGCAGTGTCCGAGATGGTGATCGAGAAGGCCAAGCGCCTGGTGGAGCACAAGCGGGACGTGGTTATCTTGCTGGATTCGATCACTCGTCTTGGTCGGGCTTTCAACACGGTCGTTCCGTCTTCGGGCAAGGTGCTGACCGGGGGTGTGGATGCCAATGCGTTGCAGCGGCCGAAGCGGTTCTTCGGTGCGGCCCGAAACATCGAAGAAGGCGGGTCGCTGACAATCATCGCAACCGCATTGATCGATACAGGCTCCCGTATGGACGAAGTGATCTTTGAAGAGTTCAAGGGTACGGGCAACTCCGAGATCGTGCTTGACCGCAAGGTGGCCGACAAGCGGGTCTTCCCGGCGATGGACATCCTCAAATCCGGCACGCGCAAAGAGGATCTCCTTGTCGATGCCAAGGATCTTCAGAAGACCTTTGTGCTGCGTCGCATTCTGAATCCCATGGGGACCACGGATGCCATCGAGTTCCTGATCTCGAAGCTGAAGCAGACGAAGACCAATTCCGAGTTCTTCGATTCGATGAACACCTGA
- the mnmE gene encoding tRNA uridine-5-carboxymethylaminomethyl(34) synthesis GTPase MnmE, producing the protein MDTIFALASAPGKSGVAVLRISGSRAFHAGRVLAGGLPDAQRTSLRKLRDSDGSVIDEALVLAFESPNSFTGEDCVEFQTHGSPAIIAALMNELSALPGLRLAQPGEFTRRALENNRMDLAQVEGLADLIEAETEAQRKQALRTFSGELGQKVELWRKDLVRAMALLEVTIDFADEEVPEDVYPEVQELLGRVSQNLAAESAGTHAAERIRHGFEVAILGAPNVGKSSLLNRLAGREAAITSSIAGTTRDVVEVRLDLDGLPVTVLDTAGLRETQDEIEQIGISRAMARAESADLRIILIEDGRLPSGLGVADDDILVQAKSDILPSSSEFAISSVTGRGIDRLVKAVSHRLSLRAASAGTATHVRHRLAISSAVESLDLAKTKISEGFPVELVIEDLRQALVDLESLIGRVGVEQVLDEIFANFCLGK; encoded by the coding sequence ATGGACACCATATTTGCGCTTGCTTCCGCACCGGGGAAATCCGGTGTTGCCGTGCTGCGTATTAGCGGATCGAGGGCATTTCATGCGGGTAGGGTGCTGGCCGGTGGGCTACCTGATGCCCAGCGGACCAGCTTGCGAAAACTGCGTGACTCCGATGGAAGTGTGATCGATGAGGCGCTCGTCCTCGCGTTTGAAAGCCCCAACAGTTTCACGGGTGAAGATTGTGTTGAGTTTCAGACCCATGGCTCGCCGGCGATCATTGCAGCATTGATGAATGAATTGTCGGCGCTGCCTGGCCTCCGCTTGGCGCAACCGGGGGAGTTCACGCGTCGTGCCCTCGAAAACAATCGGATGGATCTGGCCCAGGTTGAAGGTTTGGCCGATTTGATCGAGGCAGAGACCGAGGCGCAGCGCAAACAGGCATTGCGAACTTTTTCCGGCGAACTCGGCCAGAAAGTAGAACTCTGGCGCAAGGATCTGGTGCGTGCGATGGCGTTGCTCGAGGTGACCATTGATTTTGCTGACGAAGAAGTGCCGGAAGATGTGTATCCCGAGGTTCAGGAATTGCTTGGGCGCGTGTCTCAAAACCTGGCCGCAGAGAGTGCCGGTACCCATGCTGCGGAACGCATAAGACATGGGTTCGAGGTTGCAATCCTGGGTGCGCCGAACGTTGGAAAATCAAGCCTTCTCAATAGATTAGCTGGTCGCGAAGCAGCAATTACATCGAGTATCGCAGGCACAACGCGTGATGTGGTCGAGGTGCGCTTGGACCTTGATGGGCTGCCGGTCACGGTGCTGGATACAGCCGGTTTGCGGGAAACCCAGGATGAGATTGAACAGATTGGTATTAGCCGTGCTATGGCGCGAGCCGAGTCTGCCGATCTGCGTATCATCCTCATTGAAGATGGCCGTTTGCCCTCGGGTCTTGGGGTGGCTGACGATGATATCCTGGTGCAGGCAAAGTCGGATATTCTTCCGAGTAGTAGCGAGTTTGCAATTTCATCCGTCACGGGGCGGGGGATAGACAGATTGGTGAAAGCAGTTTCACATAGGCTGTCACTTCGTGCTGCTAGTGCAGGCACGGCCACCCATGTTCGACACCGTCTAGCGATTTCATCCGCCGTTGAGTCGCTCGATCTCGCCAAAACAAAGATTTCCGAAGGCTTCCCGGTCGAATTGGTGATAGAAGACCTTCGGCAAGCCTTGGTCGATCTCGAATCGTTGATTGGTCGCGTAGGCGTTGAGCAAGTCCTGGATGAAATCTTTGCGAACTTTTGCCTCGGCAAGTGA